The following proteins are co-located in the Chloroflexota bacterium genome:
- a CDS encoding type I glyceraldehyde-3-phosphate dehydrogenase, giving the protein MTTRIGINGFGRIGRQAFKSMLDYYPDDLSVVAVNDLFDAQTNAHLLKYDSNYGRFPGSVE; this is encoded by the coding sequence ATGACAACGAGAATCGGCATCAATGGTTTCGGCAGGATCGGACGGCAGGCCTTCAAGTCCATGCTGGATTACTATCCCGATGACCTTTCCGTAGTGGCCGTCAACGACCTCTTCGACGCTCAAACCAACGCCCACCTGCTGAAGTACGACTCCAACTACGGACGCTTCCCAGGCAGTGTGGAG